From uncultured Pseudodesulfovibrio sp.:
CGAAGTTCGTCAAGGTCGTCCTTGGCGGGGCTGGTGGCGATGAATTTTTTGGGGGATACCCGTGGCGGTACTATCGAGCTGTGACGTGTTCGAATTTTGAGGATTACATCGACAAATATTATGTCTTTTGGCAGCGCCTCATCCCCAATGAGAAGATTCAGAAGGTGTTTGCCCCTATTTGGGGTGATGTGAGTCATGTCTGGACACGGGATATTTTTAGTAAAGTCTTTGGCGATCGAAATGTCGCCCCGAGTTCTTCCGAGCAGTTTATCAACAATTCTTTATACTTTGAGGCCAAGACTTTTCTCCATGGTTTGCTCGTTGTCAAAGACAAGTTGTCCATGGCGCATTCACTTGAAGCGCGGGTGCCGTTCCTCGATAATGATTTGGTGGATTTTGCTATGCATCTGCCGGTCAGGACGAAGCTCGGCAACCTGAATGAAGTCATCAGGATCAACGAAAACGAATCAAAATCAAAGGTCAATAAGTACTATCAAAAGACTCGTGATGGAAAATTGATTTTGCGCAAAGCTGCCGCAAAGTATGTCCCGGAAGGAATCTCCACGGGAATCAAACAAGGTTTTTCAGCCCCTGATGCGAGTTGGTTTCGAGGCGAGTCTATTAAATTCGTGGCAGATGCATTGATCAAGAAAAATGCACGGATTTATGACTATCTCGACAAAGACGTGGTGCAGTCGCTTGTGATGGAACATCTGAGTGGCAAAAAGAATCGGAGATTGCTCATTTGGTCCCTGCTCAATGTCGAGGAGTGGGTAGGACAATTTTTGGGTGAGGGGGATGCTTGAGATGAATGAGAATGAGAATGAGAATGAGAATTTTATAGCCAGATTGAAAAAGTGCTACCTCGTAGCCGACATGAAGATGCAGGAAAGGTTCCGCAGAAGCCTGCCATTTGCCGATGCCCTTTTCGATCGGTGGGAACGGGCAGAAATGTTGGGGTTTGGGAAAGGGGCTAGCATCTATAATTCTTCGCTTGTGTTTGGTGATGTGAAGGTCGGCGAGAATGTTTGGATCGGACCTTTTACCATACTCGATGCCCATGCCGAAATCATTGAAATCGGCGACAGTTGCAGTATCTCTTCCGGTGTTCACATTTATACGCATGACTCCGTTATCCATGCCCTGTCCGGTCGGAAAAAACCGCTGCAATCAAGTCCTGTTTCTATCGGGGAGTGTTCCTATATCGGCGCACAATCCATAATCGGTGCCGGTGTTTCCATCGGTAGCCATTGTGTTGTTGGAGCTAACTCCTTTGTGAATCGAGACGTACCGCCAAAAACCATTGTCGCCGGTTCGCCGGCAAAGAAAATCGGCGTTGTTACAATTGATGGTGATGATATTTTTTTGAAGTACAGTGACAGTTGAAAAACGAGTGAAAATGACCAACATAAGCCCTGACATCTCGAAGGTTAATCTTCAGATATGCTCTCGTTGTATTTATGATGAGCGAGTTTCAGGTATTTCTTTTGATGAAGAGGGTGTGTGTAACTATTGTCATCAGCAAGATTCTCTTGTGGAGCAATATGGAACCGGGAATGCGAAAGGAGAAGCCGCGTTCGACGAAATAGTCGAAGATATGAAACTTCAGGGAAAGAATAAGAAGTATGATTGTATTATTGGCGTAAGTGGTGGGACAGATTCATCCTATATGCTTCATCTTGCCAAGGAAAGAGGGCTGCGCCCGTTGGCTGTGCATTATGATAATACCTGGAACACGGCAGTTTCCACACAGAACATTCGAAAGATGTTGGAAGCATTAGATATTGATTTGTATACACACGTCGTCAATAACAAGGAATCTGATGATATATTCAAATCATTCTTCATGGCTAGTGTTGCAGAAATTGAGGCTGCGACGGATTTGGCATTGGCGGAAGTCATGTACAGGGCTGCAAATAAATGGGGGATAAAATATATTCTTGAAGGTCATTCCTTTATTGCAGAGGGAATAACTCCTCTTGGGCGAAATTACTTTGATGGTAAGTATATTCAGTCCATTCACGCCCAGTACGGTACTCGGCCGATGAAGACGTATCCGCTTATGACTTTTTCCCGTTTTTTGTGGTGGGCATTGGCGTGCCGTATCAAAAAAGTGCGTCCATACTGGTATATAAAGTATTCGAAAGAAGATGCAATGAAACTCCTGAAAGAGAAATATGGGTGGGAGTATTATGGTGGGCATCATCTTGAAAATCGTATGACGGCCTTTGCGCACAGTGTATATTTCCCGGAGAAATTTAATTCTGATTTTAGAAATAATACTTTGTCGGCTCTCGCTCGGCATGGTCGATTGTCGCGGGCTGAAGCATGGCGTCAATACAATACTCCACGTGCTGTTGAAACAGGACTTATAGCCTATTTTTGCAAGAGACTTGGTTTGTCTGAAGAAGAGTATAGTAAAATTATGAGCCGTCCTCCGAGGTCTTGGACGGAATTTCCAACGTACAAAAAAAGATTTGAGCGTTTCCGTCCCCTTTTTGCTGTTCTCGCAAAAGCGGAACTCGTTCCATACAGTTTTTATATCAAGTACTGCTTTCCAACGGGGCTATAGATGATAGTTGTGGTGGATTACGGAATGGGCAACTTGGGCTCAATTAGCAATATGTTCAACCGAATAGGTGTTCAATCGGTTGTGTCCAATGATTTTGATGTAATACGAGATGCTGAAAAGTTATTGCTTCCTGGTGTGGGGGCCTTTGATGCGGCAATGGGTATTATTCGAAAAACGGGCTTGAAAGATGTGCTTGATGAAAAAGTTCTTGAGAAGAAAACACCGATTCTTGGCATTTGTCTTGGTATGCAGCTGTTAACGAAGGGAAGTGATGAAGGCCAAATTCCGGGACTGGGTTGGATCGACGCATATACGTCTCGTTTTCCTCAAAGCGCAGGTTATAAAGTGCCGCATATGGGGTGGAATACAGTACAGAGGAGCAATGGGTATCCATGGACCAATGATGTGGAAGAACAGCGATTC
This genomic window contains:
- a CDS encoding acyltransferase, whose protein sequence is MLEMNENENENENFIARLKKCYLVADMKMQERFRRSLPFADALFDRWERAEMLGFGKGASIYNSSLVFGDVKVGENVWIGPFTILDAHAEIIEIGDSCSISSGVHIYTHDSVIHALSGRKKPLQSSPVSIGECSYIGAQSIIGAGVSIGSHCVVGANSFVNRDVPPKTIVAGSPAKKIGVVTIDGDDIFLKYSDS
- a CDS encoding N-acetyl sugar amidotransferase, whose amino-acid sequence is MTVEKRVKMTNISPDISKVNLQICSRCIYDERVSGISFDEEGVCNYCHQQDSLVEQYGTGNAKGEAAFDEIVEDMKLQGKNKKYDCIIGVSGGTDSSYMLHLAKERGLRPLAVHYDNTWNTAVSTQNIRKMLEALDIDLYTHVVNNKESDDIFKSFFMASVAEIEAATDLALAEVMYRAANKWGIKYILEGHSFIAEGITPLGRNYFDGKYIQSIHAQYGTRPMKTYPLMTFSRFLWWALACRIKKVRPYWYIKYSKEDAMKLLKEKYGWEYYGGHHLENRMTAFAHSVYFPEKFNSDFRNNTLSALARHGRLSRAEAWRQYNTPRAVETGLIAYFCKRLGLSEEEYSKIMSRPPRSWTEFPTYKKRFERFRPLFAVLAKAELVPYSFYIKYCFPTGL
- the hisH gene encoding imidazole glycerol phosphate synthase subunit HisH: MIVVVDYGMGNLGSISNMFNRIGVQSVVSNDFDVIRDAEKLLLPGVGAFDAAMGIIRKTGLKDVLDEKVLEKKTPILGICLGMQLLTKGSDEGQIPGLGWIDAYTSRFPQSAGYKVPHMGWNTVQRSNGYPWTNDVEEQRFYFVHSYYVRVENEENSMLKTEYGLTFDSGICKDNIFGCQFHPEKSHKYGMQLLSWFARI